From Pectinophora gossypiella chromosome 18, ilPecGoss1.1, whole genome shotgun sequence, one genomic window encodes:
- the LOC126375179 gene encoding 39S ribosomal protein L40, mitochondrial → MFNLSVLRQFSRLSICPAVKLPVNVRSIGTTSALQLKITEPLCAEPMKKKKKVDPAIVKAREDRRRKKIEKQIRRLEKNARQLKPIDEMEVPLHLLDQLGKRRRPTPKLTQEALDARALLQKDWARYKREEYVASVNQIDRIMAAQRRALDKLYEESEDLYNEAIMPDMQLIPYSISGPVATPPIKGYDSPDGEYVDVSKKWDN, encoded by the exons atgtttaatttgtcagtTCTTAGACAATTTTCTAG aTTATCAATATGTCCTGCGGTAAAATTGCCAGTAAACGTAAGAAGTATAGGTACTACTTCGGCATTACAGCTTAAAATTACAGAGCCACTATG TGCAGAAccaatgaagaagaagaagaaagtagATCCAGCTATCGTCAAAGCCCGTGAAGACAGGCGTCGTAAGAAAATTGAGAAGCAAATCAGAAGATTGGAGAAGAACGCTCGGCAACTCAAACCTATAGACGAGATGGAGGTGCCATTACACCTGTTAGATCAATTGGG AAAGCGAAGGCGTCCAACTCCAAAATTGACACAAGAGGCACTGGATGCCCGAGCTTTGCTACAAAAGGACTGGGCTCGCTACAAGCGTGAGGAGTATGTAGCCAGTGTGAATCAGATAGACAGAATCATGGCTGCCCAGCGACGGGCCCTGGACAAGCTATATGAAGAGTCCGAGGACTTGTACAATGAGGCTATTATG CCGGACATGCAACTGATCCCGTACTCAATAAGCGGCCCAGTCGCCACCCCACCTATCAAGGGATACGATTCACCTGACGGGGAATATGTGGATGTCTCCAAGAAATGGGATAACTAA
- the LOC126375162 gene encoding tyramine receptor Ser-2-like isoform X2, protein MEHNATDSVYNHTLTVLANNETVNQVTRYFNISLSNLTNQSVETQAKLFDLFEMYKTKEREELMVYKFVAYVIGSLIILSNLTVVISSGLILKKGQQPKSTYLLLGNVSLADTIVGISIIFGTIVDNNMTSNPLCIFQIGMLVCPAMVSIFSVGFIAIDRYFYILHGLYYQRYFNTTKVRIGIVCIWMVAICIASLPAMGWTGRSFRDYRCWYIALFPAAILELVSCLVLSVIVMVVVLYILILHSAVKQVDKIREYRETNTISYISKAVEDQCRIANNVSKTKITITISKDSKTETAETSIEMRERSTTNLKEEEVDKNINRQTTNRVRKVSKISTYYGQAKELNAHPSKLKAVKTVLIVIICFVCTWAPYYVAIIVYVRCDIMKNGYDCLPIEVITHGPLFLLGACNSLCDPIIYAWRHSGFKKSLKRMYWKYVWKMKTRNHSIS, encoded by the exons ATGGAACATAACGCAACGGATTCAGTTTATAATCACACACTAACAGTTTTAGCGAATAATGAAACAGTGAATCAAGTGACTCGATACTTTAATATAAGTCTATCTAATTTAACGAACCAGAGTGTAGAGACCCAGGCAAAGTTGTTTGATTTGTTTGAGATGTACAAGACAAAAGAAAGAGAAGAGTTAATGGTGTACAAATTCGTAGCGTATGTTATAGGATCTCTGATTATACTTAGCAACCTAACCGTTGTCATATCTAGTGgactaatattaaaaaaag GTCAGCAACCAAAGAGCACGTACCTGCTGCTGGGGAACGTGTCGCTGGCGGATACCATCGTCGGCATCTCCATAATCTTCGGCACCATCGTCGACAACAATATGACCTCCAACCCACTCTGTATCTTTCAAATTG GAATGTTGGTCTGCCCCGCCATGGTATCCATCTTCAGTGTGGGCTTCATAGCCATAGACAGATACTTCTACATACTACACGGATTGTACTATCAAAGATACTTCAACACCACCAAGGTTAGGATCGGCATCGTCTGTATCTGGATGGTTG CCATTTGTATTGCAAGCCTACCAGCTATGGGATGGACAGGTAGATCGTTTCGAGATTACAGATGCTGGTATATAGCATTGTTCCCCGCGGCGATCCTCGAGCTGGTCTCCTGCTTAGTTCTGTCTGTCATTGTAATGGTGGTTGTTCTATACATCCTGATACTACACAGCGCAGTAAAACAAGTTGACAAAATCAGGGAGTACAGAGAAACTAACACCATATCATACATAAGCAAGGCAGTCGAAGACCAATGTCGTATAGCTAACAATGTATCTAAGACGAAGATTACCATAACGATATCTAAAGACTCCAAAACTGAAACAGCAGAGACGTCTATCGAGATGCGTGAACGGAGCACGACCAATTTAAAAGAGGAGGAAGTAGACAAAAATATCAACAGACAAACGACAAACAGAGTAAGGAAAGTCTCTAAGATATCAACGTATTACGGACAAGCGAAGGAACTAAATGCACACCCTAGTAAACTGAAAGCTGTTAAAACAGTTTTGATAGTAATCATTTGCTTCGTATGCACATGGGCACCGTACTATGTGGCTATTATAGTATATGTAAGATGCGACATTATGAAGAACGGATATGACTGTCTGCCCATAGAAGTAATAACCCACGGACCACTGTTTTTATTAGGCGCATGCAACAGTCTGTGTGACCCGATAATCTACGCTTGGAGGCATTCGGGTttcaaaaagtcattaaaaaGAATGTATTGGAAATATGTATGGAAGATGAAGACTAGAAACCACTCAATAAGTTAA
- the LOC126375162 gene encoding glucose-dependent insulinotropic receptor-like isoform X1: protein MEHNATDSVYNHTLTVLANNETVNQVTRYFNISLSNLTNQSVETQAKLFDLFEMYKTKEREELMVYKFVAYVIGSLIILSNLTVVISSGLILKKGQQPKSTYLLLGNVSLADTIVGISIIFGTIVDNNMTSNPLCIFQIGMLVCPAMVSIFSVGFIAIDRYFYILHGLYYQRYFNTTKVRIGIVCIWMVGITLGFMPATGWVNQELHYNRCYYIGLFPGSLILLNSFLSIVPIVVVAVLYSIILVKALANVNKIKALKKSDPEKPKLRIYRGNGNANKVDNSHSVKYPTKSMVNCKKLKRSVSFDNLHENKPKNSKSVKSKSISDFIHEDYHSTKIDKTKCTSEFSVCTIDSSCPNSSNSDVSGNPQVNVTNDKIKKHKSKDPKKWRAVTVVMLTSGSFIITWMPFFIVVIFFVFCEEKLTNPKCLNLKFLGGPAAALASVNSILNPLIYAWWHKGFQRSVIAYYRKYLRKYFSNHLYCKPTSYGMDR, encoded by the exons ATGGAACATAACGCAACGGATTCAGTTTATAATCACACACTAACAGTTTTAGCGAATAATGAAACAGTGAATCAAGTGACTCGATACTTTAATATAAGTCTATCTAATTTAACGAACCAGAGTGTAGAGACCCAGGCAAAGTTGTTTGATTTGTTTGAGATGTACAAGACAAAAGAAAGAGAAGAGTTAATGGTGTACAAATTCGTAGCGTATGTTATAGGATCTCTGATTATACTTAGCAACCTAACCGTTGTCATATCTAGTGgactaatattaaaaaaag GTCAGCAACCAAAGAGCACGTACCTGCTGCTGGGGAACGTGTCGCTGGCGGATACCATCGTCGGCATCTCCATAATCTTCGGCACCATCGTCGACAACAATATGACCTCCAACCCACTCTGTATCTTTCAAATTG GAATGTTGGTCTGCCCCGCCATGGTATCCATCTTCAGTGTGGGCTTCATAGCCATAGACAGATACTTCTACATACTACACGGATTGTACTATCAAAGATACTTCAACACCACCAAGGTTAGGATCGGCATCGTCTGTATCTGGATGGTTG GCATTACCCTGGGCTTCATGCCCGCCACCGGATGGGTCAACCAGGAACTACACTACAATCGATGCTATTACATTGGCCTCTTCCCCGGCTCTCTTATTCTCCTCAACTCTTTCCTCAGCATAGTACCTATTGTAGTAGTCGCTGTATTATATTCCATCATCTTGGTAAAGGCTTTAGCTAACGTCAACAAAATAAAGGCCTTAAAGAAATCAGACCCCGAGAAGCCCAAATTGCGAATCTATCGCGGTAATGGTAACGCAAATAAAGTCGACAACAGCCACTCAGTTAAGTATCCCACTAAAAGTATGGTCAACTGTAAGAAATTGAAAAGGAGTGTCTCTTTTGACAATCTCCACGAGAATAAACCCAAAAATTCAAAGTCTGTCAAGTCTAAGAGTATCAGTGACTTTATTCACGAAGATTACCACTCCACAAAAATCGATAAAACAAAATGCACTTCTGAATTCAGCGTTTGCACTATCGATTCGTCATGTCCCAATTCATCTAACAGTGACGTTTCTGGAAACCCTCAAGTTAATGTTACGaatgataaaataaagaaacacaAATCAAAAGACCCAAAGAAATGGCGAGCGGTAACTGTAGTGATGCTCACATCAGGCAGTTTCATAATAACTTGGATGCCATTTTTCATAGTAGTGATATTCTTTGTGTTTTGCGAAGAGAAGCTTACTAACCCCAAATGTCTTAATTTGAAATTTCTGGGAGGTCCTGCCGCGGCTCTAGCCTCCGTCAACAGCATTTTGAACCCTTTAATTTACGCTTGGTGGCATAAAGGATTTCAAAGATCTGTAATAGCTTATTACCGGAAATACTTACGGAAGtactttagtaa CCATTTGTATTGCAAGCCTACCAGCTATGGGATGGACAGGTAG